The segment ACGCAGTTCGGCATCTGGAAGCGTCTCACGGACCGGGGCATCCCCGTCCGTTTCATCTGTGAGGACAACCTGGGCGAAGACCTGAGCGGCTACCTTGGCATCATCATCGCCGGTGCGCCATGCGACCTTATGCCGGAGCGCGCACGCGCAAAAGTGCAGGCACTGCCGTTGCCGCGCATAGCACCCTGATTATGGGTTCAGGCCGGGCTCTGTTCTCCCGAAACGGCGTGTTTGTGAAAACAGTCTTTGCGAAAATAGTTGCGTTCGCAAACATCATGTGCTACCGTACCGCGCGCATCCACAGGATGAACTGGCGGCCCCGCACTGCGCATAGCTGCTTGTAGGGACGGAGAAGGCGCGGTCCTCCATCACGGAGACATCGCGCCGCCGAACGAGCCGTTCGAAACGTGGGGAAGCCCGCGCGCGGATGCAGGAGGTTCTGGCAAGAAACGCTGCTGGATAGCAACGATCTATATCCCGCGACAGTACTTGTATTCCCCATACAACGGCAATACCCGCCGGTATTTCCGCTCCCCCTGACAACACAATCGGATACTCGAGCGAATATTGGAGAAGAGTAATGCCCTTTGAAAAGAAAAGCGCATGCGCGGTTGGCTTGCTGCTGAGCAATTTCATGCTTCTCGCCGGTTCGGGGCTTGCCTTTGCCCAAGGCCCCCCAGGCGGTCCCATGCCCCCGCCGGAAGTGTCGTTTGTCACCATCCAGCCGGAACAAGTCACGCTGACTACGGAACTGCCGGGCCGCACGACAGCGTACTTGGTTGCGGAGGTGCGCCCGCAGGTAAGCGGCATTGTCCAGAACCGGTTGTTTACGGAAGGCGGTCTGGTCACGGAAGGCGAGGTCCTCTACGAGATAGACCCCGCCCCCTATCAGGCCGCATATGACCTCGCCGTCGCGGCGCTGTCCCGCGCCGAGGCGAGCGTTCCGCCGCTGGCGTTACGGGCAGAGCGACAGAAGGATCTTGTTCCCACGGGCGCGGTGAGCCAGCAAGAATACGACGAGGTATTGGCTCGTTTGAAGCAGGCGCAGGCGGAGATTGCGTACAGCAAGGCCGCAATCGAGAGCGCTCGTATCAACCTGGAATACACGCATGTCAAAGCCCCGATTTCCGGGCGGATAGGCAGGTCCAACGTGACCGTGGGCGCGCTGGCCACCGCGCATCAGGGGCCGCCTTTCGCCGTCATTCAGCAGTTGGACCCCATTTATGTGGACGTTACTCAGTCCACCGCGCAGTTGCGCCTCCTGCAGAGCCGTCTGAACAGCGGCCTGCTCAAGCGGGATGAGGAAAACGTGAACAAAGTCCGGCTCATCCTGGACGATGGCACGGAGTATCCGCATGAGGGCGCGCTTCAGTTTCGCGACGTGACCGTGGACCCGACGACGGGGTCGGTGATTCTCCGAGTGCTTTTTCCGAATCCAGACGAGGAACTGCTGCCCGGCATGTTTGTTCGGGCGATGGTCACCGAAGGGGTCAACGATCAGGCTATCCTGGTGCCGCAACAGGCGGTATCGCGCACGCCGAAGGGCGACCCGCTGGTCCTGACGGTCAGCGCGGAAGGCAAGGCCGAACAACATCTTATCACGCTGGAGCGGGATGTGGGCAACCGGTGGCTCATCGCGGATGGGCTGGCGCCGGGAGACAAGGTAATCGTCGAGGGTTCGCAGCGCGTGCGGCCCGGTTCGCCCGTGCAGGCCGTGCCGTGGGAAGAAAACTTGGCGCCACAACAGGCGGTGCCCCATCCCGCGGACGAAACGAAGTAACGGAGTCGGCAGATGCTTTCAAGATTCTTCTTGCGCCGCCCGGTCTTCGCGTGGGTCATCGCGATTATCCTGATGGTGGCGGGCGGCCTGGCCATCTACATGCTGCCTGTCTCCCAGTACCCGCCGATTGCGCCGCCGTCGATCTCCATTACGGCGTTCTATCCGGGCGCATCGGCCGAGACGGTGGAGAACAGCGTTACCCAGATCATCGAACAAAAGATGACGGGCTTCGACAAGATGCTCTATCTGTCGGCCAACAGCGATTCCTCCGGTTCGTCGCGTATCGAGCTGACTTTCGAGCCGGGAACGGACCCCGACCTGGCTTGGGCCCAAGTTCAAAACAAGCTCCAATTGGCCATGGCCAGCCTGCCCGAGGTCGTGCAGCGGGCCGGGGTCAAGGTTGCCAAATCGACGCGCAACTTCCTATTGATTGTCGGTCTGATTTCCGAAGACGGCAGCATGGACAGCAACGATTTGCAGGACTATGCCGTCTCGAATCTCGAAAGAGTGCTCTCGCGGGTGCCAGGCGTCGGCGAAGTGGAAATCTTCGGTAATCAATACGCGATGCGCATCTGGATCAATCCGGACAAGCTGACCGAATACCAGATGACCGTCCAGGAGGTAATCGCCGCGCTGCGGGCCTATAACGTGCAGGTTTCCGCCGGTCAATTCGGCGGCATGCCCGCCGTCGAGGGTCAGCGGCTCAACTCGGCGATCATCGTGCAGAGCCTCCTGAAGACGCCCGATGAGTTTGCGGCTATCCCCTTGCGCACCAACCCGAATGGGTCATTCGTCCGTGTTTCAGATGTGGCGCGCGTCGAACTCGGAACCGAGTCGTACGACGTCACGGTGTTAAACAACGGCAGGCCCTCGGGCGGCCTGGCGATCCGGCAGGCGGCGGGTGCAAACGCCCTGCAGACGGCGAGCAACGTCCGAGCCAAGCTGGAGGAGATGAGCCATTTCTTTCCGCCCGGGATGAAAGTGGTGTATCCGTATGACACGACGCCCTTCGTGCGCGTGGCGATTGAAGAGGTGGTCAAGACCCTGTTCGAGGCCATTCTGCTGGTGTTTCTCGTGATGTACCTGTTCATGGGCAACATGCGCGCCACGCTGATTCCGACCATCGCGGTGCCCGTCGTAATTCTGGGCACATTCGCGATTCTGGGCCTGCTCGGATTCTCTATCAACATGCTCACCATGTTCGGGATGGTGCTTGCCATCGGCCTGCTCGTGGACGACGCGATCGTGGTGGTGGAGAACGTTGAACGGATCATGGCGGAAGAAGGCCTTTCTCCCTTTGACGCCACCGAGAAATCCATGGACCAGATCACGAGTGCGCTGATCGGCATTGGTCTGGTTCTCTCGGCCGTGTTTGGTCCCATGGCATTCTTCAGCGGGTCCACGGGCGTGATTTATCGTCAGTTTTCCGTGACAATCATCGCATCCATGCTCCTGTCCGTCGTGGTAGCGCTAATCCTCACGCCCGTTTTGTGCGCTTCCCTTCTGAAGCCGGTACCCAAAGGCCACGAGCCGGCCGAAGGCGGATTCTGGCTGTTCCGGCCGTTTTTCCGTTGGTTTGACCGGTTCT is part of the Candidatus Hydrogenedentota bacterium genome and harbors:
- a CDS encoding efflux RND transporter periplasmic adaptor subunit encodes the protein MPFEKKSACAVGLLLSNFMLLAGSGLAFAQGPPGGPMPPPEVSFVTIQPEQVTLTTELPGRTTAYLVAEVRPQVSGIVQNRLFTEGGLVTEGEVLYEIDPAPYQAAYDLAVAALSRAEASVPPLALRAERQKDLVPTGAVSQQEYDEVLARLKQAQAEIAYSKAAIESARINLEYTHVKAPISGRIGRSNVTVGALATAHQGPPFAVIQQLDPIYVDVTQSTAQLRLLQSRLNSGLLKRDEENVNKVRLILDDGTEYPHEGALQFRDVTVDPTTGSVILRVLFPNPDEELLPGMFVRAMVTEGVNDQAILVPQQAVSRTPKGDPLVLTVSAEGKAEQHLITLERDVGNRWLIADGLAPGDKVIVEGSQRVRPGSPVQAVPWEENLAPQQAVPHPADETK